GCAGTGGGTGAACGTGCCGTGGTCGGCCGACAAGCATAAGAACCCTGAAAAGCCCTCGGGAGCGATGGGACGCGTGTTTGAAGTGGTCGATGCCTACGTGAAGAACCTGCCAGTCGACGCCGATCGGATCTACATCACCGGCCTCTCGATGGGTGGTTATGGAACATGGGATGCAATTGCGCGACGCCCCCACTTCTTCGCCGCAGCGATTCCGATTTGTGGTGGTGGCGACAGCAGCGACGTGTCGGCTTACAAGTCGCTGCCGATTTGGGCGTTCCACGGCGACAAAGATACTGCGGTGAAAGTCGAGCGGACGCGCGACATGATCGCCGCGCTGAAGAAAGCGGGTGGGGATCCGAAGTACACCGAGTATCCCGGCGTTGGCCACAACAGCTGGACCGAGACATACAACAACGACGACGTGATCGCCTGGCTCTTCTCGCAAAAACGCGAAGCGAAGAAGCAGTAGCTTCGAGTTGCTTCGATCTTCGTGTTGTTCTTTGTTACGTCCCCAATCCGACGGCTGTGTCGTCGAAGAGTTGATAGCTTGGGCGAGTGTAGAGAAGCGTCATCAAGTCCGTCCCTTGGAGCCAGGCCGGGCTTTGAGACTTGCTCCAGAAAAACATAGCGTCCTATCAAAGCGAAACTCGCGATGACCGACGGCAAAGCTGTCGGCTTGGGACGCATGAGAATCGCTCGCATCATGGCTCGGTCGCCCTGCGAACCATCGCTCATGCGTAGTGCAGCACCGTCTTGATTCCTTGTGATTCGCGGCCGGTGAAATAGGGGAGTGAGTCGGCGGGCGAAGTGCGGCGCGTAAAGATTTTGGCGAGTGCGGCGGGGCTCATTTGCTTCATCCAGGCGAGGTGCGCGAGTGCGTCGCGGAAGTCGCGGGGGGCGGCATTTACGCAGCCGATATGGAGGTGGTTGAGCATCAGGCTGTCGCGCATGAGCTTTTGCACGTTCAGCGATGCTGGTTCGGGAATGCGCGTGCTGCCGAGCCATACCATCACGCCACAGCCTCGCAACCAGCGTGCGGTTTCGAGCATCACTTCGTCGCTACCGGTGCATTCGAGAACGAGATCGAAACCTTCGGTTTCTAGATCGCCAGGGCCCGCAGCGGTGCTTGCGAGGGTACGATAGTCGGCGCCAAGTTCCAGGGCCAATTGCGAGCGAAAGGTGTCGGGCTGGTCGCGCCCGAGCATCGTCACGTTCCAGCCTCGCGCGCGGCAGGCAAGGATCGCCGCAAACCCGATCGGACCTTGACCACTCACCAGCGTGCGTGGTGCTTGCCAGGCGCCGGTACCAAGTCGCGCTTGGCTGAGTAGCAATGCTTCGCTCGCTCCTTTTTCTACGACGGCGAGTGGTTCGGTGAAAACCGCCACATCGGCGATCGCCGGGTCGACCCGATGCAGATGTTCGGGTCGGTCGATCCAGAGCGAACTGCTGAAGCCATGTTCGTACATGATGCCGCGCTCGGTGAAGGTTCCCAGCGGCAGCATATCGACGCGCTGGACGTAGCGTCCAATCGCGCGGCGTACGCCAGGAACGACGAGGTTACCCGGGGCAAGTTCCGTCACGCCACTACCGACCGCTTCGACGCGGGCAAGGCATTCGTGGCCGAGCACCAGCTGCGACTCACCCTCGGGGACCAGCGGCGCTTGCGACAGCAGGATCTCGCGATCGGTGCCGCAGATCCCTATCTCGAGAGTGCGGCAGAGGATTTCGCCAGTGCCGGGTGCGCGTGGTTCGGGCATCTCGATGATCGAAGGAAGTTCGCTTCCTGGTGTCGCCGCGATCGCAAACATAGTGAATAAGTCTTGAAAAAGTGTTCAGGTGATCGTGTGTAATACTTAAGAAAGTGTCGGCAACTTTGAGTTCTGTTTTTTTACGATGTTTGGGTCAGGGGGCGCCGCTGGTGGCTCGGCTTTATTCTCTCGGGGGGAGAGGGGAGGTCGCTAGTAGGGCGTTTTTCTCGGGAAATCTTGGCATGATCGATCTACGGCAAAAACAGTTGACATCTACGGCTAAACCCGTAGAATGCCGCTGTCGACGAGTGTTTTAGCACTCATGAACTCGCCAAGTTGCCACCGCGCCGGGAGGAGTGCATGCCACGTCCGAAGGAAGAACAGCCCACGCCTGCTGAGCTCGAAGTGCTCAAGGTGATTTGGAATCGAGGGGCGAGCACCGTCCGCGAAGTGATGGATGTGCTGAACGAAGAGCGTCCCCGCGCGTATACCAGCGTGATGAGTCTGCTGAATGTGATGGCCGATAAAGGGCTCCTGCGGCGGATTGCTCAAGGGCGAGCGTTTCTCTACGAGGCGGCTGTCGATCGTCAATCGGCGCTGCAGCAAATGGTGGGAGACTTGCTCGGACGTGTCTTCGAAGGTTCGACGCGCGAACTCGTCGCCCACATGCTCGACCAATCCAATCCCTCGCGTGAAGAGCTCGATGAGATCCGCAAAGCGATCCGCGAGTATCAGCAGCAAAGGAGCGATCCATGAGCGATGCCATCGTCAGCTGGGGGCTCGAGCTGCTGCGACAAACCGAACTGCTGCGAACTTTCGCGCTCCACTTTTTGTGGCAAGCTCCCCTGGTGACCTTTCTGGTCGCTGGGCTCTTGAGGCTGCCATGGTTTCGCAATCCTAAGGCCGCACACCATCTGCTGGTGAGTGCGCTCGCGCTCCTCATTGCCGCGCCGCTGATGACAGCGCTGCTCGCCCCACCGCATCAGCCGTGGCTGGCTTCTCTGATCGAAGCTGCGCCTCATGTCCTTCAGGATGACAACGAGCAAGCAAAGCAAATCCCTGAGCATGTCGAAGCTGACCTGGGCGTGATGGATGCGGTGGAACTGGCTGCAGCGGACGATCGCGAGCCCAACGATTTAGCCTGGGAAGGGATCGCCTCGCTGGCGGAGAGCGAGTCGCAGTCTAACAGCTCATCGACTTACAGTAGCGTGGCTGCATGGACCGATGATTTGATGGGTTATCTCGCGACGTTTCTTCCCGCCGCATTACTAGCTGCCACGCTGCTGTGGTGCGGGGTGGCCTTGGTGCGGCTCGCGCGACTCGCCGGTGGCCTGCTCCAGGTGCGCCGGTTGATCCAGACGAGCGAGCCTGCCTCCGCCGCTGCTCAAGAGATTGCCGGGCCGCTTTCGCAGGCGCTGCAGCTGCGGAGTCAGCCGACCATTCTGGTCTCTGATTCGCTCGACGAAGCGGCCGCTGTCGGACTAGCAGATGCGAAAGTAATTTTGCCGCGCCGCTGGGGCGAGTCGCTCGATCGCCAGATGCTGCGAGCTGTTTTGGCACATGAGCTCGCCCACATTCGTCGCGCCGATCTGTGGGTGCTGATGGCTCAGCGTGTCGTCGAATCACTGCTGCCGTTTCATCCGGCGGTGGCGTGGATGAGTCTAGAAATTTCGCGTCAGCGCGAACTCTGCTGTGATGCCGAAGCGATTCGGATCACGGGGGAGCGCCTGGCGTATGCACAAACTTTGCAACGGGTTGCTGATTGGAAGTTGGCTGATGTTCGGCCAGCGCTGTCAGCAGGGATTCGGGGAGAGTCGAATATGAACCTCTTGAGTCGAGTGAAGTTGGCCTTGGGCCTGCCAGCAGCATCTCCAGCGGTGATGAGCCGTGGATTGCTCGCTGCGATTGCTGTTCCGGGGATCGTGGCGCTCGTCGGGGCTGGCTTCGCGCCATCCCTTTCGCTCGCCGATGACGAAGAACGGACCGTGGAAGTGCGTGAAGACGAAAACCGTGAAGTGAAACGGGAAGGCGCGCCTGCTCGTGAACGAGAAGTCGGCGAGCGTGAGCGCGATCCCAACCGCGAAGTGGAGCGCGACCGTGAAGGTGATCGCGAAGGGCGTCGTGAAGATCGCCCCGCCCCGCGCCGCGACGAGCAAGAGCGTGCACGGGAAGTCCCTGAACGCGAGAATCCTGAGATGCGCGAGCTGATCATGCTGCTGCGTAAGTTGAATGCGGAAGTCAGCAGCCTGCGTGCGGAAGTGAATCAGCTGAAGGCGAACAGCCGCATGCAGCCCGATCGGCCACGACCAGAAGCTGACCGTCCCCGTCCCGAGGGCGATCGTCCTCGTGGTGAAGGGGATCGTCCCCGCGAAGGTGCCCGTCCCGATCAGCCACGCCCCGATCAACCTCGCCGAGAAGCTGATCGTCCCCGTCCTGACCAACCACGCCCTGATCAACCCAAGCGTGAAGGTGATCGGCCACGTGCTGAAGAACCTAAACGCGAAGAACCACGCCGTGAGGAACCACGCCGTGAAGGTGATAAGCCGGTCGAGCAACCAGCCGTTAAGCCTGAGTAGTCAGAGCCCTCGAGCTTACCGATAAATGACCAAAAAGAACGTCGCGCGAGAGAGCCTCCAACTCTTTCGCGCGACGTCTTTTCGTTTCTGGATCGATCGATGGTCGACAGGATCGTTTACTGATCGCCGACGAATTCGAACTCGGTCACGAGCGGGTAGTGATCGCTGAAATCCCGTTCTGCCTCGGCGATTTTCCAGTAAATCTCGCGATGCTCGGTGTCTTGTTCCTTGCCGTTGACCACCAGATCGCGGCGAATCGTGGCCGACTTAAAGACGAGGTCTTTTTTCCCGGGTGCATCTTTGGTGAGCGAGGGGCTGAGCAAGATGCGGTCGAACTGTTTGAAGATCAGATGGGTATAGGGGTTCTCTTCCTTCACCGCCGAGAGGGTGTCGAAAAGATCATCGTCGGTGCTCGGGGTATCGAGCCCACGGATCACACCAATATCACTATCGGGAGCCAGATTGTTCCAGAGATCGTTGGTATTGAGGTCTCCCATGATGATCACGTTCTCGCCGGCGAGAATTTTGTCGTTCATCCATTTGCGGGCCAGGCGGCCCTGACGGGTTCGAATATCAGCCGCATCGGGGGCAGCGCGCAAATGCAAATTCAAGATCGAAAGCTTTTCGCGATCTTCGGGAGGCCCCCATTCAAACTCTGCGAACAGGTGCTTGTTGAGGTGATAGTAGTCCTGCACGGCGAACTCTTCTTTGGTTTGCTCTTTCCAGCTGAAGCTGGTGAGTCCGCTTTGGTAGAGGATCGCGACATCTTGCTCGGTGAAATAGTCGGAGCCTTCGATGAAGGCAACGCGGTAGGTGAGGTTATGGTCCTTCTTCAGTTTGCTGGTGAGGTAGAAGAGGACTCGGCGATTCTCGATCTCCTGGAGCGCGATGATCGTGGGGTTGATCGTGGCGATTGCTTTGGCGATGCCGTTGAGTTTCCAGTCCCAGTCGGCGCGGGTCGGCGCTGCTTGTTCCTTAGGCAGCTTCATGTAGTTGTCGCCGATATGCTCGTCGTAGAACCATTCCAGGTTCCAGGTGGCCACCACCAGCTTTTCGGGGCGCTCGTCGGCCAGCAGGGGGCGGGCTAGTAGCAAGAGCAAGGCGGCTGCCAAGAGTCGTGGATTCATCGGGCGCTACTCGGTGGTGCAAGAGGGCGGGGAGTACTGGAAAACAGGCCAGGTGCGAGAGTCGGATCGTCGCGGCGTGCGCTGCACCGCCGGTGCTTTCGCTCGGCAACTGGCACTAGTCTAGTAGCCCGCCGGGTGGGTGTGACCCGTTCGGCGGGAGAAAAACCGATGAATTTCGGAAGTAGGGCTGCAGTCTGAGGGACCGCTCGAGCGCGGCGGAGGTGCCCCTTAGCGACCGCCCGCAAAACGATTTATGATAGCTCCGCCGGACCGAGCTCTTGCTGCTGGGCATCTTGGCAAAAACTTATCACCTCTATTAGCTTTCGGAAGACGACCCGACTATGGCTGCGATTGAAACTGAAGTATTGGCCCTGAATCAAAAACTGCTGGTGGCCATTGTGACCGGGGACTGGAAGACCTACGCCGAATTGTGCGACGAATCGATCACCTGCTTCGAACCCGAAGCGCGCGGCCAGGTGGTGGTGGGGATGCCGTTTCACAAGTTCTATTTCGATCTCGGCCCGGCCACGACCGCTCGCAATGTCACGATGTCGCAGCCGCACGTGCGCGTGATTGGCGATGCGTGCGTGATTTTGTCGTACGTGCGTCTCACGCAGTCGCTCGATGCCAGTGGTGCTCCGCAAACGGGTCGTGTCGAAGAGACCCGCATCTGGCAGAAAGTGGGCTCGGCTTGGAAGCATGTCCACTTCCACCGCTCCCCCGGCGCCGCCTAGTGCGTCAATCACCGGACTCGTTTCGGCTCGAATTACTCGTGATGCTCGAGTCGATCGACCGGCAGTTGCAGGTCGTGGCAGGCCTGAATGAAGCTCGCCGCGCTCCAGGCTTGATAGGCTTTGCCCATCGGCCGCCCGGTGACACCGTGGTGCCACTCGTTGAACTCCCACTCGTGCTTCACTCCCATTTGGCAAAGGAGCGCGAGTTTCACCATCTCGCGGCGTGCCAGTTCGCGGAGTCCCAGTTTGTGGATATACCGCACCCAGACACCACCGATGAGTGGCCAGATGCCGCCGTTGTGATAATGGTCGGGTAAGTTCAGCAGATTCACCGTGAAGTAGTCGCGCCATTCGGGATCGCCAGCGTGCACCGTGGGATAGAGATTGCGAACCGGGTGGGGCATGTTCACCCCCACACCCCACAGGAAGCGAAAGGTCATCATCGCTTGGCGTTCGCTCACCAGGTCGTGCATGGTGAAAGCGAGCAAATTGGCGTAGACATCGCAGCGCCAGCTGAAGCTGAAGGGAGTGAGCTGCGCGACGAGATAGCGAGCATCTCCCAGGGCCGTTTGGGCATTGGCAAAGCGGCTGCGAAGGGGGGAATTCGGATTGGTGCTGGGCCAAAAATTGGCGTTAATCAGTTCGCGAACCCGCAGCGACATTTTGCGATATTCGGCCGCGCGCTCGACGTGTCCCAGATGCGCGACGATGTTGCTGTAGCAGACGAGCGAGCGATACCACAGAATCTCGTCGTACAAAATGTGGTAGCTGCGGGCGAAGAGATCGGTCCAGTCTCCCGCTTCCGGAATTTCGAGGAGGCCGCAGTTGTTGCTGTCGTGCGCAGCGAGCCAGTCCATCGAGCGCTGGAGTTCGGCCGCGTGGTCGTGGATGATCGACCAATCGCCCGTTTCATTGGCGTGTCGCCAAACCGCAATGATCAGCCATAGTCCGCTGTCGATCGAGGAAATGTTCCCCACGCCTGCGTAGTCGGGTTGGCCCGATTCGATATGCACGTTGGCCGGAATCTGCCCCGAAGGACTCCGGTGGGCGAGCAATGTTCGGAGCGTTTGGGCCTGACAGCGGCGCATCTCGGCATCGTCGATGTCGAGCGACCAGATGACTGTCTTTGCGCCATCGCGCGCCCAGACACTCCGGTAGTTCTCGTCGGTGCCGTAGCTCTCGTTGTCGGCGAGCGAGCAAGCTGAGAAACCGGCCGGGGTGATGTTGCGCCGGAGCGTGGCATCTGCTTCGCGATAGGCACGAGCGAGCAGGTCGCGCTCAGCGAGTGTGAGTTCTTGGTACTCGCCGGGCTGAAAAAGAATTCGGCTCATCGCTGCAGCGTTACTTCCTAAGTGCGTGGTCTGATCGCGGCGCAGGGAAATCGATGGAGCATCGATTCACCGTACGTCACCCGCCAATAGGTGGTTCGTTGTAACGCAATTACTTGAACGGGAAAACCAAGGGGGCGATGACGCAGGTGACCCCGGCGATCAAGAAGTCGAGTGGCAGACCGACTTTCAAGTAGTCGCTAAATTTATAGCCGCCGGGACCATAGACCATCAGATTGGTTTGATAGCCGATCGGAGTCGCGAACCCGGCCGAGGCGGCCATCATCACTGCAATCACAAACGGCAGGTAGCTCACCCCTAGTTTGTCGGCAGTAGCCATGGCAAAGGGAAACATCAGCGCGGCGGCGGCATTGTTAGTGATCAGTTCGGTCACCAGCAGCGTGACGAGGTAGATCATCACCAGCGACATCCAGGGGCTATCTCCGGCAAGCGAGGTGGCATGATCGGCGATCATTTTGTCGGCACCGGTCACTTCGAGTGCTTGTCCGAGTGCAAAGGCGGCTGCGATCGCCAGCAGCACTTCCCAATCGACACTGCGCCGCGCCCCTTCGATCGAGAGGCAGCGGGTGATCAGCATCGTGGCGGCAACAACGAGTCCACCCACGAGCATCGAGACGACATCGAAGGAAACGAGCAGCACCATGGCGACCAAAAGGGCGACGGTGAAGAGGGCCAGTTCGTGTCGCGGTGGGCTCGATTGGTCGATCTTGCTGACGAGAAAGAAATCGCGACTTCCGCGCTGCTGTTCAGCAAACGAAGGATGCGCTTCGACCAGCAGCACATCCCCGGCGGTGAGCACAATATCGCCAATCTTCTGATGCAGCCGTTCGCCGTTGCGGGCCACAGCCACCACCACCGCGTTGTAGTGATTGCGAAACCGCGACTCGCGAATCGTCTTTCCTACGAAGGGGCAAGTGTTGCTGACGACCGCTTCGATCAAGCAGCGCTGAGGGCGGGGGGCCTTGAGCTTAAAGACATCGTCGGTAGCGGGAACGAGCCCGCGAATGCGCTGCAACTCGACCACCGATTCAACCACCCCGACGAACAGCAGCCGATCTCCTTCGCGGAGGACCTCCTGGGGGGAAACGGCGACAATGCTGCTCCCTTCGCGATCGATCTCGGCCAGATAGAGCCCGGGGAGATGCCGCAGGCCAGCATCTTCGATGCTCTTCCCCGCGAGCGGGCTGTCGGGAGCGACCTGCATTTCGACCGTGTATTCTTTGGGGTCATCTTGCGTGCTGATGGCGGCGCTACGATCGGGGAGCAGATAGCAGGCTGCAAAAATAACGTAAATTCCACCGATGATGGCGGCCGGAACGCCGACCCAAGCGATGTCGAATAAGCCGAGCTTCGATTCGATCCCTTTGGCGTCGATCAGCAGACCTTGCACCACCAGGTTGGTGCTCGTGCCGATGAGGGTGCAAGTGCCACCGAGGATGGCGGCGTAGCTGAGCGGAATCATCAGCTTCGAAGCGGCAATGCGCTGGGTGCGCGAGAGGTCGGTGACGGCCGGAATCAGCATCGCCACCAGCGGCGTGTTATTGAGAAAGGCGCTCAAACCCATCGTGGGGAGCATCAGCCGGGTGACTGCAGAGAAAACGGTTTTTGGGCGTCCGAAGAGTCGAATCGCGATCCAGTCGACACCTCCGGTCTCGCGAATGCCGGCTCCGACGACAAACAGAATGGCAACGGTCACCATCCCTTCGTTGGAGAGTCCGGCGAGTGCCTTGGAAGGCTCGAGCACGCCGGTGGCCAGCAGAATCACCACACTGGCAATCAGAACCAGATCGGGAGCAATCGTGGTGAACGACAGAGCCAGAAAAACAAACGCCACGAGCACCAGCACAAAAATGGCGGGGGAGATCCCGAGAAACTCAAGTACCGGGGACGCTGCCAGGAGCGATAGGGAAGTAAGGCCGTTCATTCGTTCCTGTCACGATTCCAAGCAGGCTCAAAACGGCCAGCGGCATGGTTGCAAAACTTGGGAGGATTTTCGGGTGCACAGCGAAGGCCCTATTTTGACAACGAAGCCCTGAAACGGCAAGGCGAGCCGCCCCAGCGACTCGCCCTAAAAATGTCGGTTCAGCTCTATGCTTGTGGGGGATTACCTAGCCCACCTTGGGCTCCATCCCCTCGCGATATTCACGTTTCCAAAGTGCGGCTGCCTTCTCGTCGCCCACGATCGAGCCATCTTTCTCACTGGTGGTGAGGACCCGCTTCACGCGGTGAGCAATATTTCCAAGATGACAGAGCAGTGTGCTCTTATGACCATCGAGGATGTCGGCTGGTGGTAGTTCGAGCGACTTTGTGCACTTAAGGAAGTTGACGACGTGGCCGACATCGCCACCTTCGCCAGTGACCGCGCCGATTTCCTTGTTCTTAAGGTCAAAGACCTTGTAGCCCGCATCGACAATCACAATCGAACCCTCTTCGCCGTGGAAGCTGACGCCAAATTGATTGGCCATCGACCCCAGCGGGCTCCACGACAGACCTTCCCACGAGACGGTTTTCTTTTGCGGGAAGTTGAAGGTGACCAGATGGGTGTCGGGGGTCTCTTGGTCGTCGTCGTGCCGATACTTGCCGCCACCGGAGGTGACTTCGATGGGAAAATCGACTCCGAGTCCCCAGCGCGCGACGTCGAGTGCGTGAACGCCGTTGTTCCCCAGCTCGCCGTTGCCGTAGTGCCAATGCCAGTGCCAGTTGTAGTGCACCAGATTGTTTTTGAATGGACGTTCGGGAGCGGGACCTTGCCACAGCTTCCAGTTGAGCCATGACGGGGGTGTTTCGACAACGCCATGACCAATGTTGGGACGACGATTGTTGTACCAAGCGCGGGCGTAATGCACTGGACCGATTTCGCCAGCGTGAATCTTGCCGATCGCTTCCTGAATGGCGGTCCAGCTGCGGCGCTGCGAACCCATCGCCACGATGCGACCCGCTTTACGGGCAGCTGCCACTGCGAGTTCCCCTTCGTGGGGATTGTGACTGCAAGGCTTTTCGACATAGACATGTTTGCCCGCATTGCACCCGGCAATCGCGGCCGGAGCGTGCCAGTGATTGGGCGCAGCGACTACCAGAATGTCGATCGCTTTGTCGTCCAGAATGCGGCGGAAATCGTCGGTGATGGTCGGCGCCAGTTGCTGCTGACCTTTCACCAGTTCGAGCCCCTTGGCGGCGGCTCGCTCGTCGACATCGGCGATATAGCCCACTTGCGCGCCAGCGGTCATGAACGCTTTGGCGAGGGCACTTCCGCGGCCGTTCACTCCCATGATCCCCACCACCGGAATCTCAGCGGCTGATTTGCTGACCGGCGTGGTTTCGTCGGCCACTAGCGCGAGGGTCGCTGGAAGTGAACTGGCGGCTGTAGCAGCGGCGACAAGCTGAAGGAAGGATCGACGATCGATCGCAGGACTGGGCATGGCAAGCCTCGTGGCGAGTGAAGATTTCAGGCATGCGAGAGGAAGCTTTAGTCTAACAAACCTGCGGCACTAATTCACATCGAAACTTCACGCAACTACACTCAGCGTGGAATCACGCTGCCGGAAAGGCGTGCAATTCCACCTTCGACCCTCGCCAGAAAGCTCACGACGTGTTTGATCTACTGTTTCGCGGCGGCATGGTTTTGGATGGCTCAGGGGGGCCGTCGTTGCGCGCCGATGTGGGAGTTTTGGGGGATCAAATCACAGCGGTGGGGGACCTTTCGCACGCCTCGGCAACTCGCGTGGTCGATGTTTCGGGGCGGGTGATCGCTCCCGGGTTCATCGACGTGCATAACCACAGCGAGGGGTGGCTCCTTTCGCACAAAAATTTCTGGCCCAAGACGAGCCAAGGTTTCACCACCGAAGTGCTGATGGCGGACGGCATTTCGTACGCTCCTGTCGACCGGCATAACTGGCGCGAGTGGATTTACTATCTGCGGTCGCTCAACGGCCTGCGTTACGAGCAATATCAAGGCTGGCAATCGATTGCCGACTACCTGTCGCTGCTCGATCGACGGACCGCGCAGAACGTGATTGCGCACGTTCCGTATGCTAACTGCCGCGTCCTAGCGCAAGGCTGGGGACGCCATGCGCCCGACGATTTTCAGATGCGACAAATCCGCAACGAAATTCGCCTCGGCATGGAGCAAGGCTGTGTCGGACTCTCGACCGGCATGGACTACGTCGGCGAGTGTTTTGCATCGACCGACGAACTGGTCGAAGCATGCAAAGTGATTGCCCCGTACCAAGGGCTGTACGTCACACATGTGCGCTACAAAATGGGGCTCCTCCCGGCGTTTCGCGAAGCGGTGGAGATCGGTCGCCGCAGTGGAGCACGCGTGCACATTTCGCACTTGAAGGCGACCAGCACGCAAGATGTCGATGAGGTCCTGGCGTTTTGCGACTGGGCGAGCCGCGAGGTCGATTTCAGCTTCGATGTCTACCCCTACCAGCGCGGCAGCACGATGCTGAATTATCTCCTCCCCTACGAAGTTTGGGACGACGGTCCGCTCGCGGTTCTCTCCAAGCTCGGAAAGAGCGAAGTGCTCGAGCGATTCCGCATCGCGCTGGCCCAGTCCGGGACACCAATCGAGCGTTACACCATTGCCTGGACCAACACGTGGGACAACTCCACCCACCACGGCAAGTTGCTTTCAGAATATGTCGAGGAGATGGGACGCTCACCGGAAGAGGCGCTCTATCATCTACTGCTCGAAGAAAATCTAGCCACGCTCCTGGTGATCGATTCGGGAGACGACCAACTGATCGAGCCGATCCTGCAGCATCCCAAATTCATGCTCGGGAGCGATGGGATCTACTTCCCCGATTCCGTGGTGCATCCCCGCGTGTATGGAAGCACCGGAAGATTGCTTGGCCCCTGCGTGCGCGAGAAACGATTGTTCACGCTCGCTGATGCAGTCTACAAAATGACCCTCGCTCCCGCGCGTCGATTTGGACTCGCCGGACGGGGTCAGATTGCCGAAGGATGTTTCGCGGATCTGGTGATTTTCGATCCCGACAGCGTCGGGGATTTGGCGACCTACGATCAGCCGCACCAGGTTTGCACCGGGATCGAGCAGGTGGTGGTAAACGGCGTGGTGATTGTCGACAACAGCCAGCCGGTGCACTTCCTCGGTGAAGAACTTCCGGGCCGGGTGCTGAAGTATCAGCCTGTGTAGCCGTGTCCCAAGCCGACGGTACTGCAAGAACGAAAAAAGTGCCGACCAACCTGAAACAAGTTGGCCGGCACTAGCAGTGTTTATCGTCGAGCGTTCATCGCGGGAACTGGTTTCCCGCTGCTGATGTGCTACGGCTGGAAGGCTTTGTCGTCCTTCTTGCCACCGCTACGGAGGTAGGCAATCAGGTCGAGCACTTCTTCCTTTGTCAGGGTGTTGATGAGACCCTGGGGCATCTCACTGATCTTCGACTGTTGACGCTGCTCG
This window of the Pirellula staleyi DSM 6068 genome carries:
- a CDS encoding prolyl oligopeptidase family serine peptidase: MKLSFPRILGVLLTMAMFAAGSARAEDQSTSAPPKNPLDAFETNVYAASDGKSLNFRQLNPIKVEEGKKYPLVIFLHGAGERGDDNQVQLKHGMDKFASPAVREKYPCYVIAPQCPAGEQWVNVPWSADKHKNPEKPSGAMGRVFEVVDAYVKNLPVDADRIYITGLSMGGYGTWDAIARRPHFFAAAIPICGGGDSSDVSAYKSLPIWAFHGDKDTAVKVERTRDMIAALKKAGGDPKYTEYPGVGHNSWTETYNNDDVIAWLFSQKREAKKQ
- a CDS encoding Zn-dependent alcohol dehydrogenase, with product MFAIAATPGSELPSIIEMPEPRAPGTGEILCRTLEIGICGTDREILLSQAPLVPEGESQLVLGHECLARVEAVGSGVTELAPGNLVVPGVRRAIGRYVQRVDMLPLGTFTERGIMYEHGFSSSLWIDRPEHLHRVDPAIADVAVFTEPLAVVEKGASEALLLSQARLGTGAWQAPRTLVSGQGPIGFAAILACRARGWNVTMLGRDQPDTFRSQLALELGADYRTLASTAAGPGDLETEGFDLVLECTGSDEVMLETARWLRGCGVMVWLGSTRIPEPASLNVQKLMRDSLMLNHLHIGCVNAAPRDFRDALAHLAWMKQMSPAALAKIFTRRTSPADSLPYFTGRESQGIKTVLHYA
- a CDS encoding BlaI/MecI/CopY family transcriptional regulator — encoded protein: MPRPKEEQPTPAELEVLKVIWNRGASTVREVMDVLNEERPRAYTSVMSLLNVMADKGLLRRIAQGRAFLYEAAVDRQSALQQMVGDLLGRVFEGSTRELVAHMLDQSNPSREELDEIRKAIREYQQQRSDP
- a CDS encoding M56 family metallopeptidase is translated as MSDAIVSWGLELLRQTELLRTFALHFLWQAPLVTFLVAGLLRLPWFRNPKAAHHLLVSALALLIAAPLMTALLAPPHQPWLASLIEAAPHVLQDDNEQAKQIPEHVEADLGVMDAVELAAADDREPNDLAWEGIASLAESESQSNSSSTYSSVAAWTDDLMGYLATFLPAALLAATLLWCGVALVRLARLAGGLLQVRRLIQTSEPASAAAQEIAGPLSQALQLRSQPTILVSDSLDEAAAVGLADAKVILPRRWGESLDRQMLRAVLAHELAHIRRADLWVLMAQRVVESLLPFHPAVAWMSLEISRQRELCCDAEAIRITGERLAYAQTLQRVADWKLADVRPALSAGIRGESNMNLLSRVKLALGLPAASPAVMSRGLLAAIAVPGIVALVGAGFAPSLSLADDEERTVEVREDENREVKREGAPAREREVGERERDPNREVERDREGDREGRREDRPAPRRDEQERAREVPERENPEMRELIMLLRKLNAEVSSLRAEVNQLKANSRMQPDRPRPEADRPRPEGDRPRGEGDRPREGARPDQPRPDQPRREADRPRPDQPRPDQPKREGDRPRAEEPKREEPRREEPRREGDKPVEQPAVKPE
- a CDS encoding endonuclease/exonuclease/phosphatase family protein, translating into MNPRLLAAALLLLLARPLLADERPEKLVVATWNLEWFYDEHIGDNYMKLPKEQAAPTRADWDWKLNGIAKAIATINPTIIALQEIENRRVLFYLTSKLKKDHNLTYRVAFIEGSDYFTEQDVAILYQSGLTSFSWKEQTKEEFAVQDYYHLNKHLFAEFEWGPPEDREKLSILNLHLRAAPDAADIRTRQGRLARKWMNDKILAGENVIIMGDLNTNDLWNNLAPDSDIGVIRGLDTPSTDDDLFDTLSAVKEENPYTHLIFKQFDRILLSPSLTKDAPGKKDLVFKSATIRRDLVVNGKEQDTEHREIYWKIAEAERDFSDHYPLVTEFEFVGDQ
- a CDS encoding DUF4440 domain-containing protein, translated to MAAIETEVLALNQKLLVAIVTGDWKTYAELCDESITCFEPEARGQVVVGMPFHKFYFDLGPATTARNVTMSQPHVRVIGDACVILSYVRLTQSLDASGAPQTGRVEETRIWQKVGSAWKHVHFHRSPGAA
- a CDS encoding glycoside hydrolase 100 family protein; amino-acid sequence: MSRILFQPGEYQELTLAERDLLARAYREADATLRRNITPAGFSACSLADNESYGTDENYRSVWARDGAKTVIWSLDIDDAEMRRCQAQTLRTLLAHRSPSGQIPANVHIESGQPDYAGVGNISSIDSGLWLIIAVWRHANETGDWSIIHDHAAELQRSMDWLAAHDSNNCGLLEIPEAGDWTDLFARSYHILYDEILWYRSLVCYSNIVAHLGHVERAAEYRKMSLRVRELINANFWPSTNPNSPLRSRFANAQTALGDARYLVAQLTPFSFSWRCDVYANLLAFTMHDLVSERQAMMTFRFLWGVGVNMPHPVRNLYPTVHAGDPEWRDYFTVNLLNLPDHYHNGGIWPLIGGVWVRYIHKLGLRELARREMVKLALLCQMGVKHEWEFNEWHHGVTGRPMGKAYQAWSAASFIQACHDLQLPVDRLEHHE